In the Gossypium raimondii isolate GPD5lz chromosome 9, ASM2569854v1, whole genome shotgun sequence genome, one interval contains:
- the LOC105799765 gene encoding membrane magnesium transporter produces MGLGFMVGVLGVLFLFHAAYSTIQYRGLLKIMEEEFSGPPMNVVLELLLGFVFCISAALTVPGNFLSIHPDSEENRIVSLSANLDFMIFNHRAKALPLETDMKLKH; encoded by the exons ATGGGATTAGGTTTCATGGTCGGCGTTTTGGGGGTCCTATTCCTCTTCCACGCAGCTTATTCCACAATTCAGT ATAGGGGGCTGTTGAAGATTATGGAGGAGGAGTTTTCTGGTCCGCCCATGAAC GTGGTTTTAGAGTTGCTTCTAGGGTTTGTTTTCTGTATTTCAGCTGCCCTAACCGTGCCCGGGAATTTTCTCTCCATACATCCTGATTCTGAGGAGAATAG GATTGTTTCTTTATCAGCAAACTTGGACTTTATGATCTTCAATCACAGAGCGAAAGCACTTCCTTTAGAAACTGATATGAAGCTGAAGCATTAA